CCGCTCTACAAAAGGTAAGACGTACCAGGGGGCGCAGAGTTACGCCAGGGGGGTGTGAGTTGCCTCTCTCCACTCTCCGTGTGCGTCCGCGCACCCGTACGGCCGAACACATATCACACCGCACGGCCGGGGCGCGGCGTCACCCACCCCGCAGCCGTCGCAACCCAGCGTGATAGGAATCGTGGCAATCCGGTACGGACCGCCTGCGATGCGCGGCGCGGCGAACGGTCAGGGAGGAGTGCGCAATGGCCAGGAACGTCGTAGTCACCGGTGGGGGCACCGGCATCGGCCTGGAGGTGGCCCGGCGCTTCGCCGCGGCCGGCGAGCGCGTGGTGATCGTCGGCCGCCGCCCCGGCGTCCTCGACCAGGCCGCGCAGGAACTCGGCCCGAACGTCACCCCGCTGGTGTGCGACCTCGCCGACCCGGACGCGGTGGAGGCCGCGCTGGACGCGCTGCCCGCCCGGATCGACGTCCTGGTCAACAACGCCGGCAGCCGGGAGACCGTGCTCGGCGCCGGACCGCACGCGGTGCTGGCCCGCTGGCGCGGCGACTTCGAGCGCAACGTGCTGACCGCGGTGCTGCTCACCGAGTCCGTCCGCGACCGCTTCACCCCCGGCTCCGGCCGGGTGGTCACCGTCTCCTCCATCGCCGCGCTGCGCGGCGCGGGCTCCTACGGGGCCGCGAAGGCCTCCCTGCACGCCTGGAACCACTTCCTGGCCGCCCAGCTCGGCCCGTCCGGGATCACCGCCAACATCGTCGCCCCGGGGACGGTCGCGGGCACCGAGTTCTTCGGGCCGCGGCTGGACGACGCCGAGGTGGCGCGGCGCTCGGCGCGGACGCTGCTCGGGCGGATCGGCGAGTCGGGCGAGGTCGCGGCCGCCGTGTACTTCCTCGCCTCGGCGGAGGCGGGGTTCATCACCGGGGAGATCCTGCACTGCAACGGCGGGGAACTGCTCGGACGCTGACGCTGGCGCGTCCTACCCGGCCGGTCGGAAGGTGCGCAGTCGCAGGCTGTTGGTGACGACGAAGACGGAGGAGAAGGCCATGGCGGCGCCGGCGATCATGGGGTTGAGGAGTCCGGTGGCGGCGAGGGGGAGGGCGGCGAGGTTGTAGGCGAAGGCCCAGAAGAGGTTGCCTTTGATGGTGGTGAGGGTGCGGCGGGAGAGGCGGATGGCGTCGGCGGCGGTGCGCAGGTCGCCGCGTACGAGGGTGAGGTCGGCGGCTTGGATGGCGGCGTCGGTGCCGGTGCCGAGGGCGAGGCCGAGGTCGGCCTGGGCGAGGGCGGCGGCGTCGTTGATGCCGTCGCCGATCATGGCGACGGTGTGGCCTTCGGTTTGGAGGCGTCGGACGGTGGTGAGTTTGTCCTGGGGGAGGACGTCGGCGATGACGTCGTGGGCGGGGATGCCGATCTGGGCGGCGACGGATTGGGCGGTGGTGTGGTTGTCGCCGGTGAGCAGGAGGGGGTGCAGGCCGAGGGCGCGCAGGTCGGTGACGGCTTGGGCGCTGGTGGGTTTGACGGCGTCGGCGATTTCCAGGACGGCGTGGGCGGTGTTGTCCCAGCCGATGGTGATGGCGGTGTGTCCGGCGTGTTCGGCGGCGGTTTTCGCGGTGGCGAGGTCTGCGGGCAGGGGGGTGGTGAGGAGTGTTTCGCGTCCGGCGACCACGGTGTGGCCGTCGATGGTGCCGTGGACGCCGTGGCCGGGGGTGTTGGTGAAGTTCTGGACGGGGGGGAGGGTGCCGAGGCGTTCTCGGGCGGCGGTGGCGATGGCTTGGGCGATGGGGTGTTCGGAGGCGTGTTCGAGGGCGCCGGCCAGGCGTAGGGCTTGGTCCTCGGTGGTGTTGTCGGTGGTGTGGATGGCGAGGAGGGTCATGCGGCCGGTGGTGACGGTGCCGGTTTTGTCGAGGAGGACGGTGTCGATCCGGCGGGTGTTCTCCAGGACTTCGGGGCCTTTGATGAGGATGCCGAGTTGGGCGCCGCGTCCGGTGCCGACGAGCAGGGCGGTGGGGGTGGCCAGGCCGAGGGCGCACGGGCAGGCGATGATCAGCACCGCGACCGCCGCGGTGAACGCCTCGGCGGGGTTGTCGGTGGCCAGCAGCCAGCCGACCAGGGTGCCGAGGGCGATCAGGATCACGATTGGCACGAAGACGGCGGAGATCCGGTCGGCGAGGCGTTGGGCGGCGGCCTTGCCGTTCTGGGCGTCCTCCACCAGCTTGGCCATCCGGGCGAGTTGGGTGTCGGAGCCGATCCGGGTGGCCTCGACGACCAGCCGGCCGCCCGCGTTGACGGTCGCGCCGGTGACGGCGTCCCCGACGGCCACCTCGACCGGCACCGACTCGCCGGTCAGCATCGAGGCGTCCACCGCCGAACTGCCCTCCACCACCCTCCCGTCGGTGGCCACCTTCTCACCCGGGCGCACCACGAACCGGTCCCCGACGGCGAGCTGCGCCACCGGCACGCGGACCTCCCGGCCGTCGCGCAGCACGGCGACGTCCTTGGCACCGAGCTCCAGCAGGGCCTTCAGCGCGGCGCCGGCCCGGCGCTTGGAACGGGCCTCCAGCCAGCGGCCGAGCAGGATCAGGGTGGTGACGGCGGCCGCGGTCTCCAGGTAGAGCGCGGAGGAGGCGTCGGCGCCGCCGACGGTGAGCGTGAAGGAGTGCCGCATCCCGGGCATCCCGGCGTCGCCGAGGAACAGCGCCCACACCGACCAGCCGAACGCGGCCAGGGTGCCGAGCGAGACCAGGGTGTCCATGGTGGCCGCGCCGTGCCGGGCGTTGGTCCAGGCGGCCCGGTGGAACGGCAGGCCGCCGTACACCACGACCGGGCCGGTGAGGGCGAACGCCAGCCACTGCCAGTCGTCGAACTGCAGGGCCGGGACCATCGAGAGCAGCACGACGGGGAGGCTGAGCACGGCGCTGACCAGCAGCCGTTCGCGCAGGGGGTCCGGCTCCCGGGCGGGTTCGGCCGGGGGCTCGGGCGCGGCGGGCGGCGGCGGGAGCGCGGCGGTGTAGCCGGTGGCCTCGACGGTGGCGATCAGGTCGGCGACGCTGGTGCCGGGGCCGAAGTCCACCCGGGCCTTCTCGGTCGCGTAGTTGACGCTGGCCTCGACGCCGTCGATCCGGTTGAGCTTCTTCTCGATCCGGGCAGCGCAGGACGCGCAGGTCATGCCGCCGATGGACAGCTCGACGCGGTCGCGCGGGGCGGCCGCGGGGTCGGTGGTGGTGCTCATCAGCTGGTCCGCTTCGCTTCGCTGGGTTCGCTCGGTGCAGGAGTGGGGGCGCGGGCGCGGGGGCGGCGCGGGCCGCCCCCGCGGGCGGGTCAGGAGGCCCGGCCGACCAGTTCGTAGCCGGCCTCGTCCACGGCGGCGGCGACCTGCTCGTCGCTGGGGGCGGGTTCGGCGGTGACGGTGACGGTGCCGGTCGAGGCGTCGGCGGCGACCGCGGTGACGCCGGGCAGCGCGGAGACCTCGCCGTTGATCGCCTTCTCGCAGTGGCCGCAGCTCATTCCGCTGACGGTGTAGGTGACGGTGCTGGGCATGGGGACCTCCGGGAGCGCGTTCGTGCCGCTGTGCCGCGTGCGGTGCTGACGATGACCACAGTACCCCCTGGGGGTATTCCGTCCAGGGGGTGGCACGTTCCGGTGCGCGCGGCCCGCGGCCCGCCCCCGAGGGTAGTCCGCGCCGGGCCGGGCGCGGCGACGGCGGGCGGCACCGCGCCGGGCCGCCCGCCGTGCGTCATCCGAACGGTCAGGCCCCGGCGGGCGCCCGCTCCTCGCGGCGCACCAGCAGGCGCAGCCACAGCAGGCCGAGCAGCGCGACGACGACCAGCCCGAGGACGTCGTACAGCGTGTACAGGTGCACCTGCCGCTGAGTGGGGTGCGGCAGGTAGCCGTTGGCGAACAGCTCCCGCTGCAGGTCGGTGGTGGTGGTGCGGACCACCAGCCAGACCGCGATGCCGTTCATGCCGTCCCACAGCGCGTGCAGCAGCGAGACGCCCAGGTAGGTGAGCAGGACCGGGGCGGTGAAGCGGAAGTGCGGGCCGCGCCGCTCGCGGAACAGCACGCCGCCGAGGACGCCGGTCCACAGGATGTGGCCGACCGGGGCGAGCAGGCCGCGCAGCACCTCGGTCTCCACCAGGTTCTCCAGCGACAGGCCGTGGACGGTCAGCACCGCGTTGAACGCGTAGCCGGCGCTCTCGAAGGCGGCGAAGCCCGCGCCGACCGCGGCGCCCAGCACCAGGCCGTGCCGCAGGCCGCGCACCGGGATGCCGCGGGCCACCAGCACCAGCGCGAAGAGCTTGACCGCCTCCTCGATCAGGCCGACCCCGAGGTACATCCACACCGAGGGCGAGATCAGGTACGTCTCCAGCACCGAGGCGCCCAGCACGCCGATGATCCCGCCGATGCCGAAGCAGGCCATGATCCGGCCCGGGCCGACGTCGGAGGCGAACCGCTCGTACGCCCAGACGGTGAAGACGGCCGGGACCAGGAAGCTGCCGAGCAGGACGACGGTCGGCACCAGGTTGCTGTTGGCGGTGGTGAAGGTGACCGCCACGCCGGCCACCCACAGGGCCAGGCCGATCAGCAGGATCCGCAGCCAGTAGCGGGTCGGCTCGGCGGTGCCCCGGCGGGGCGGGGGCACGTTCGGGCGGCCGCTCGGGTTGCCGTAACTCGGGGGTGTCGTGCCGTAACCGGACATCCGGGAGCCTTTCGTCGCCGCGAGCAGTGGTGAACGTACGGTATGACGATTTGGGATCATCGGCCCGGATTGTCCCGGTTTCGCCCGGACGGAGCAGGGTGCCCCCGGGTCCGATATGTTCGGAAGGTGCACCTTCGACGCGCGGACGGCGGGTCGGTCGACCGGACCGACGCGCTGCCGCCCAGCCGGCAGCGCAACGCCCTGCGGGCGGCCGACCTGCAGGACCTCTCCCTGCTGCGGCGCGCCGCGCCCGCCCTGGTCGCCATCGCGATCGTCTCGGTCGCCGACTACCTCTCCGGGCAGGACCGCTACCTCGCCCCGCTGATGGTCGTCGTCCCCTCGGTCGCCGCGCTCACCCTGCGGCCGCGCGAACTGCTCGCGGTCTGCTTCCTCGGCCTGCTGGCGCTGCTCGGCCTCAGCCGCTACGACCAGGTCGACAACCTCGCCGACAACCGCTTCCTGTACGGCGCGATGGTCAGCTACGTCGCGGTCACCGCGCTCAGCGCGGGCATCGCCGAGCTGCGGATGCGACGAGCCTCGGCCTTCGCGGCCGTCAGCTCGGTCGCGGAGGCCGCCCAGCGCGCCCTGCTGCGCCAGCCCGAACCGGTGGTCGGACCGCTGCGGCTGGCCGTGCGGTACGTCTCCGCCGCGGACGCCGCCCGGATCGGCGGCGACCTGTACTCCGTCCTCGACACCCCGTACGGCACCCGGGTGCTGGTCGGCGACGTCCGCGGCAAGGGGCTCGGGGCGGTGCAGACCGCCGCCGTGGTGCTCGGCGCGTTCCGGGAGGCCGCGTACGACGAGGAGCAGCTGCCCGCGGTGGCCGGGCGGATCGAGGCCAGCATGCACCGGCACGTGCCCGACGGGGAGTTCACCACCGCGGTGTTCGCCGCCTTCCGCGAACCCGGCAGCGTCGACCTGCTGCACCTGGGCCACGTCCCGCCGCTGCGGGTGCACGCCGACGGGACGGTCGAGGCGGTCGAGTTCGCCGACCCCTGGGTGCCGCTCGGCCTCGGCCACCTGGTCGCCGGCCGGCCCAGCCCCACCGCCGTGCCGTTCGGCCCGCGGGACGTCCTGGTGCTGTGCACCGACGGCGTGGTCGAGGCCAGGGGCGCCCGCGGCGGCGAGTTCTACCCGCTGGCCGAGCGCGCCGGGCCGCTGGTGCGCGACGGCTGGCGCTCGCTGGCCGACCTCGACGCCGCCGTCGCCCGCCTGTACGCGGACCTGCGGGCGCACACCGGCGGCGAACTCGGCGACGACGCGCTGCTGCTCCTCGTCACCCGGCCCGGGCCGGACGCGCAGAGCCAGGGCCGCACCGGGCCCTCACCGGGCCCTCACTTGGCGTCGCCGTAGCAGTCGACCACGGCGGTGGTCAGCGGGAAGCGGACCGGGGTGTCGCCGAAGACCAGGGCGGTGGCCTCCTCGGCGGCCCCGGCGACGGCGGCGGCCACCGCGTCCGCCAGGTCGGCCGGGGTGTGCACCACCACCTCGTCGTGCTGGAAGAACACCAGGTGCGGCCGGTCCTCGCCGGAGCGCAGCGCGGTCAGCCGGCGGCGCAGCGCGGCGAGCAGGGCCAGCGCCCAGTCCGCGCCGCTGCCCTGGATCACGAAGTTGCGGGTGAAGCGGCCCCGGGCGCGGGCCGAGCGGCCGCCCGCCTCGCCGGACTCCGGGGCCTCCGTCAGGTCCAGCCAGTCCGCCGAGGGCGGCGGGCAGACCCGGCCCAGCCGGGAGGAGACCACCCCGCCGTCCTCCCCGGTGCGGGCCGCCGCCTCCACGTACCCCATCGCCGCCGGGTAGCGCCGGTGCAGCGTGTTCAGCAGCGGGCCGATGCCGCCGCCGGTCTGGCCGTACATCGCGCCCAGCAGGCCCAGCTTCGCCTTCTCCCGGTCGCCCTGGAAGGCGCTCGCGGCGAGCGCCGCGTACAGGTCGCCGCCGGCCGCCGTCCGGGCCAGGCCCGCGTCGCCCGAGAGGGCGGCCAGCACCCGCGGCTCCAGCTGCGCCGCGTCCGCGACCACCAGCAGCCAGCCCGGGTCGGCCAGCACCGCGCGGCGCATGGTGCGCGGGATCTGCAGCGCGCCGCCGCCGCGCGAGGCCCAGCGGCCCGTCACCACGCCGCCCACCACGTACTCCGGGCGGAACCGGCCGCCGCGCGCCCAGGCCGCCTGCCAGGCCCAGCCGTGCGCCGCGTGCAGCCGGGACAGCTCCTTGTAGCGGACCATCAGGGCCGCCGCCGGGTGGTCCACCGACTTCAGCTCCCAGGAGCGGGTCGAGGACAGCTGGACGCCGCGGTCCGCGAACGCCTTGATCACCTGGGTGTGCGAGTCCAGGTTGAACGGGCGGGCGCCCAGCTCCCGCTGCACCTCCAGGGCCAGTTCGGCCAGCTTCGCCGGCGGCGTGCCCGGGACCGCCGGGCGCGGGCCCAGCAGCTCGGTCAGCAGCGCGTCGTGCACGTCGGAGCGCCAGGGCAGCCCGTCGTGCGCCATCTCGCAGGCCAGCAGCGCGCCCGCCGACTCGGCCGCCACCAGCAGCCGCAGCCGGGAGCGGGCCGCCGGGTCGGCGATCGCCGCGAGCCGCCGCAGCTGCTCGGCGTGCACCGCCACGGTGGCCGCCAGCTGGTCCGTCCCCGGCGGCAGCTGGAGCCGGTCCGGGGCGAACAGGCCGTCCTCGTCGGGCAGCGCGCCCTCCGGCAGGTCCGCCGGCACCGGCAGCCCGCGCAGCCGCGACCAGGCCGCGCCCAGCGAGCGCGGCGCCCCGAACCGGCCCTCCAGGCCCAGCAGCAGCGCCTCCGTCAGCCGCAGGTCGTGGCAGCGCGCCAGCCGCTCGGGCAGCGCGGCCAGCAGCGGGCCGTACGCGGTGTCGGCCGTCGGCCACACCCAGCGCGGGCGTGCGCGGCCTCCACCGCGGCCACCGCCTCGGCCAGCCGCGGCGCGGGCTCGGGCGGGCCCAGCGGCGCGCCGTCCTCGCCGAGCGGCTGCAGGCGGCCGCCGGGGCCGTGCGGGTCGGGCACCAGGGCGTAGCGCACGGGCGGCGACTCCTCTCGAACGCGTGCTCCGGGACGTGCCCCGGGCCGGCGGGCAGGACCTGTCGACGGTAGCCGGTGGCGGTGACAGCACGCGCCGCGACGCGGGGGAGGCCCGGAGGTGACGGTGCGTCACACCTGCGGTGGCGGGATCGCGCGGGTGCCGGCCGGGGCCGGGTGGCAGCTTGTCCTGACAGTGTTCCGCCAGCGCCCGGCGGCCCGTAGTGTCGCCGGCATGAGCGACAATCCCTTCTTCTCGCCCAGCACCCTGGTGTACGAGCTCCCGCCCTTCGCCGAGATCCGGGAAGAGCACTACCGCCCCGCCTTCGAGCGGGGCATGGCCGACCAGCTCGCCGAGACCGCCGCGATCGCCGCGGACCCCGAGCCGCCGACCTTCGACAACACCGTGGTGGCGCTGGAGCGTTCGGGAGCGGTGCTGCGCCGGGTGACGGCGGCCTTCTTCAACCAGGACTCCGCCGACACCACCCCCGGCATCCAGGAGCTCGACGCCGAGATCAGCCCCCGGCTGGCCGCGCACGCCGACGCGATCCACCTCGACGCCGCGCTGTTCGCCCGCCTGGACGCCCTGCACGGAGCGCGGCACGGACTCGGCCTGGACGCCGAGTCGCTGCGGCTGCTGGAGCGCCGGCACACCGCCTTCGTCCGGGCCGGGGCCCGCCTGGACGCCGACGGCCAGCGGCGGCTGCGCGAGATCAACGCCCGCCTCGCCGCCGACGCGGCCGCGTTCCGCAAGAACACCCACGACGCCTCGCTGGCCGGTGCCGTCGCGGTGGACAGCGCCGCCGCCCTCGACGGCCTCTCCGACACCGAGGTCGCCGCCGCCGCCGAGAACGCCCGCGCGCTCGGCCAGGACGGCCGCTGGGTGCTCAGCCTGAAGAACTTCTCCAACCAGAGCGAACTCGCCCGGCTCACCGACCGCGCGCTGCGCGAGCGCCTGCTGACCTCCTCGCTGCGCCGCGGCCTCGACACCAACGGCCCGCTCGCCGCCCGGATGGCCGCGCTGCGCGCCGAACGCGCCGCGCTGCTCGGCCACCCCACCCACGCCTCGTACGTGGTCGCCGACGAGACCGCCGGCACCGTCGAGGCGGTGGGCGCGATGCTCGGCCGCTTGGTCGCTCCCGCCGTCGCCAACGCCGAGCGCGAGGCCGCCGACCTGGCGGCCGCCGCGGCCGCCGACGGGATCGCCGAACTGGCCGCCCACGACTGGGCGTTCTACGCCGAGAAGGTGCGCGCCGAGCGCTACGAGGTGGACACCGCGGCGCTGCGGCCCTACTTCGAGCTGGAGCGGGTGCTGCGCGACGGCGTCTTCCACGCGGCGAACCTCGCCTACGGGCTGGCCTTCACCGAGCGGCCCGACCTGCGGGCGTACCACCCCGACGCCCGGGTCTTCGAGGTGTTCGACGCGGACGGCTCCGCGCTCGGCCTGTTCATCGGGGACTTCCACGCCCGGGAGTCCAAGCGCGGCGGCGCCTGGATGAACGAACTGGTGCCCCAGTCGCGGCTGCTGGGCACCCGCCCGGTGGTCGTCAACAACCTCAACATCGCGCACCCGGCGCCCGGCGAGGCCGCGCTGCTCAGCTGGGACGAGGTGCGCACCCTGTTCCACGAGTTCGGGCACGCCCTGCACGGGCTGTTCTCGGACGTCCGCTACCCGTCCTTCGCCGGGACGGAGGTGCCGCGCGACTTCGTCGAGTTCCCGTCCCAGGTCAACGAGATGTGGATGACCAGGCCCGAGGTGCTGGCCAACTACGCCCGCCACCACGTCACCGGGGAGCCGCTGGACGCCGCCGTGGTGGAGCGGATGCTCGCCGCCGAGAACTACGGGCAGGGCTTCCGGACCGTCGAGTACCTGTCGGCGGCGCTGCTCGACTGGGCCTGGCACACCCGCGGCGCGGACGACCCGGTCGTCGCGGACGCGGAGGAGTTCGAGGCGCGGGCGCTCGCCGAGGCGGGCGTCGCGGTCGCGGCGGTGCCGCCGCGCTACCGCACCGGGTACTTCAACCACGTGTTCTCGAACGGGTACAGCGCCGGGTACTACGCGTACATCTGGTCCGAGGTGCTGGACGCGGAGACGGTCGAGTGGTTCGGCGCGGACGGGCGCGGGGTGCGGGAGAGCGGGCAGCTGTTCCGGGAGCGGCTGCTGTCGCGGGGCGGCAGCCGGGACGCGCTGGAGTGCGTGCGGGAGGTGCTGGGGCGGGAGCCGGAGATCGGGCCGCTGCTCGCCCGGCGGGGCCTGGAGTAGTGCCGTGCGCCCGCCCGCGCCCCCCTCCCGGGCGCGGGCGGGGCGGTCACCGGGTGAAGACCGGGCCGTAGCCGGGGGCGGGGCGGCCGTCGGGGGTGAGGGCGCAGTAGCCGCCGGTGCCGCGGCACCAGTACCACATGGTCCAGCCGGCGGCGAAGGTGCGCATGGCGGCGACCTGGCGGCGGACCAGTTCGGCGTTGCCGGGGGTGGCGGCGGAGGGCGGGCCCCACTCGCCGACCAGGACCGGGAGGCGGTGGGCGCGGGGGTAGGCGGTGACGGCGGCGGTGTAGGCCTCGACGAAGCCGCCGGACGGGTCCCAGTCCCGGCCGGCCTCGACGGCGGTGTCGTAGAAGTGCGGGGCGTAGCCGATCCGGTCGGCCCCGGGGCGGGGGTCGGCGAAGCCGGGCAGGCTCGTGGGGACGCCCTGGCCGACCAGGACGGTGGGTTCGACGAACAGCCAGGCGTCGCGGTCGACCCGGCGCACGGCGTCGATCAGCCGGCGGTACATGCCGGCCAGCCGGCCCCGTTCGAGGGCGGCGGAGGCGGCGGCCAGGACGGCCGGGTCGGCCGGGTCGCCGTCGACCGGGCCGAAGGGCTCGTTGAACAGGTCGTAGCCGAGCAGGGCGGGCTTGCCGCGCAGTTCGCGGGCGACGGCGGTGTACAGCTCGGACTGGGCGCGCCGCAGGTCGGGGTCGTCGTACAGGTGGCGGAAGGCGGCCTGGACGGAGGGCTGGAAGTAGCCGGCGAACCAGTCGTCCGGGTCGGGGGTGAAGGGCAGGCCGTCGTCGCGGGTGGCCCAGGCGGGGGCGCCGCCGTCGCCGCCGAGGAAGTACTGGCCGTAGACGTCCTGGTGGAAGTCGACGACGGCGTACAGGCGGTACTTCCCGGCCCAGTCGAGGAGTCGGCCGAGCCGGGCGAGCTGCCGCCGGTCGTAGTGGCCGCGGACGGGTTCCAGCCGGGACCAGGAGACCGCGATCCGGACCAGGCCGAAGCCGTTCGCGGCGAGCGCGCGCAGGTCGGCCTCGGTGGTCTCGTCGTACTTGTCGAGGTTGAAGCCGCGCAGGTCCAGGACGCGGCCGCGGGCGTCGGTGAAGGCGGTGCGGCCGTCGGGGAGGGTGGTGGCGGAGACCCGGCGGGCGTCGAACGGGGCACCGCCGCCGGACGGGCCGCGGTCGGCGGGCGGGCCGGCCGAGACGGTGCCGAGGACGGCGGCGGCGGTGAGCAGCAGGGCGGCGGCGGAGCGGAGGACGCGCACGGGGGCACCTCGCGGCGGGGTGGGGGAGGAGTGCGCCGATCCTGCCGGAGCCGCCCCCGCCGCACAAGAGGTGAGACATGCTCATGTTTTCCGCGCCGCGCGGACGGGCTCAGACCTCCGGGGCGGCCAGCATCGGCGGCAGGTCGGCGGCCGCGGAGAGCCGGCCCCACAGCAGGTCGGCCAGGGCCTGCACCATCCGGGCGCGCGGGCAGGGGCGGGTCTCCAGCCACCAGTCGCCGGCGGCCAGCACCATGCCGGTGATCGAGCGCCCCCAGGTCTCGGAGAGCAGCGGGCCGTCCCGGCCGAGGTCGATCTGCTGCTGGATGGCCCGGGTGATCTCCTCGGCGATCTGCCGCAGCGCGGGCGCCAGCGCGTTGCCCGCGCCGGTGGGGTCGCCGGGCTCGGGGTGGGTGAGCAGCCGGTACACCTGCGGGCGGGACTCGATCGCGGCCAGGTAGACGTCCAGCACGTGCTCGACCCGGTCGCGGCGCTCCAGCGGTTCGTTGAGGGCCGAGCGGACGGCGGCCAGCAGCCCGGCGGTGTGGCGCTGCGTCAACGCGCCGATCAGCCCGTTCCGGTCGCCGAAGTGCCGGTACAGGATGGGCTTGGTGATGCCCGCCTCGGCGGCGATCGCGTTCATGCTGGCGTTCGGGCCCTCGCGCTGGACGACCCGGTCGGCGGCGTTGAGCAGTTGTTCGCGGCGGGGTTCGGTGGTCATGCGCTGCTCCTCGTGCGGGCGGGTAGGCGGCTCGGCGGGCGTTGACACCGGTTACCTATCGGTAGCAGACTCGCCGCCATGTTACCGGAGGTAACAGCGCAGTGGCGCGGACCCTCCGGCCCGTACGACCGTCTCCTGGAGGCCGACATGACCACCTTCTCGCTCGACCCCGGGCCGGACCAGATCGCCGTCCGGGACTGGCTGCACGGCTTCGCCGCCGACGTGATCCGCCCCGCCGCCGCGGAGTGGGACGAGCGCGAGGAGACCCCCTGGCCGATCATCCAGGAGGCCGCCAAGCTGGGCATCTACTCGCTCGACTTCTACGCCCAGCAGTTCTTCGACCCGTCCGGCGTCGGCATCCCGATCGCCATGGAGGAGCTGTTCTGGGGCGACGCCGGCATCGGCCTGGCCATCACCGGCACCACGCTGGCCGCCGTCGCCGTCCTCGCCAACGGCACCGACGAGCAGATCGGCACCTGGGCCCCGCAGATGTTCGGCACCCCCGAGGACGTCAAGGTCGCCGCGTTCTGCTCCTCCGAGCCCGACGCCGGCTCCGACGTCTCCGCGCTGCGCACCCGCGCCGTCTACGACCAGGCCAAGGACGAGTGGGTGATCAACGGCACCAAGACCTGGGCCACCAACGGCGGCATCGCGCACGTCCACGTGGTGGTCGCCACCGTCGACCCCGAACTCGGCTCCCGCGGCCAGGCCTCGTTCGTGATCCCGCCCGGCACCGAAGGCCTCAGCCAGGGCCAGAAGTTCAAGAAGCACGGCATCCGCGCCTCGCACACCGCCGAGGTCGTCCTCGACGGCGTCCGCGTCCCCGGCCACTGCCTGCTCGGCGGCAAGGAGAAGCTCGACGCCCGCCTCGCCCGGGCCCGCGAGGGCACCAGGGGCGGCGGCAAGAACGCGGCCATGGCCACCTTCGAAGCCTCCCGCCCCGCCGTCGGCGCCCAGGCCATCGGCATCGCCCGGGCCGCGTACGAGGTCGCCCTCGACTACGCGAAGACCCGCGTCCAGTTCGGGAAGCCGATCATCGAGAACCAGGGCGTCGCCTTCCAGCTCGCCGACATGAAGACCCGGATCGACGCCGCCCGGCTGCTGGTCTGGCGGGCCTCCTGGATGGCCGTCAACAACAAGCCGTTCACCAGCGCCGAGGGCTCGATGTCCAAGCTGTACGCCGGGGAGACCGCCAAGTTCGTCACCTCGCAGGCCATGCAGATCCTCGGCGGCAACGGCTTCACCCGCGAGTACCCGGTCGAGCGGATGCACCGCGACAGCGCCATCTACACCGTCTTCGAGGGCACCAGCGAGATCCAGCGGCTGGTCATCGCCCGGGCCGTCTCGGGCGCGCCGATCCGCTGACCCGGCCGGCCCGGCTCAGAACTCCGGCTCGCGGCGCTCCAGGAACGCGGCCAGGCCCTCCCGGACGTCCGGCGCCGTCCGGGAGGCCCGCTCCCAGGGCGCCAGCGCGGCCGCGGCGTCCGCCGGGGCGACGGACAGCGCCGCCTTCACCGCGCCGATCGTCTGCGGCGAGCGCCGGGCCAGCAGGGCGGCGAACTCCCGCGCCCGGGCGTCCAGCCCGGCCGCCGGCACCACCTCGTCCAGCAGGCCGAACCGCTCCGCCCGGTCGGCGGGCAGCAACTCGCCCGAGAACAGCAGGTACTTGGCCCGGGCCGGGCCGACCAGCGCGGCCAGCCGCAGCGTCGGCACCGCCGGGTACACCACGCCCAGTTTCGCCGGGGTGATGCCGAGCCGGGCGTCCTCGGCGCCCAGCCGCAGGTCGCAGGCGAGCGCCAACTGGCAGCCGCCGCCCACGCAGGCGCCCCGGACCACCGCCAGCGTCGGGCGCGGGAACGCCGCCAGCGCCTCCTCCGCCGCCACGTTCAGCGCGTGGT
The window above is part of the Kitasatospora sp. NA04385 genome. Proteins encoded here:
- a CDS encoding SDR family NAD(P)-dependent oxidoreductase, with protein sequence MARNVVVTGGGTGIGLEVARRFAAAGERVVIVGRRPGVLDQAAQELGPNVTPLVCDLADPDAVEAALDALPARIDVLVNNAGSRETVLGAGPHAVLARWRGDFERNVLTAVLLTESVRDRFTPGSGRVVTVSSIAALRGAGSYGAAKASLHAWNHFLAAQLGPSGITANIVAPGTVAGTEFFGPRLDDAEVARRSARTLLGRIGESGEVAAAVYFLASAEAGFITGEILHCNGGELLGR
- a CDS encoding cation-translocating P-type ATPase; the protein is MSTTTDPAAAPRDRVELSIGGMTCASCAARIEKKLNRIDGVEASVNYATEKARVDFGPGTSVADLIATVEATGYTAALPPPPAAPEPPAEPAREPDPLRERLLVSAVLSLPVVLLSMVPALQFDDWQWLAFALTGPVVVYGGLPFHRAAWTNARHGAATMDTLVSLGTLAAFGWSVWALFLGDAGMPGMRHSFTLTVGGADASSALYLETAAAVTTLILLGRWLEARSKRRAGAALKALLELGAKDVAVLRDGREVRVPVAQLAVGDRFVVRPGEKVATDGRVVEGSSAVDASMLTGESVPVEVAVGDAVTGATVNAGGRLVVEATRIGSDTQLARMAKLVEDAQNGKAAAQRLADRISAVFVPIVILIALGTLVGWLLATDNPAEAFTAAVAVLIIACPCALGLATPTALLVGTGRGAQLGILIKGPEVLENTRRIDTVLLDKTGTVTTGRMTLLAIHTTDNTTEDQALRLAGALEHASEHPIAQAIATAARERLGTLPPVQNFTNTPGHGVHGTIDGHTVVAGRETLLTTPLPADLATAKTAAEHAGHTAITIGWDNTAHAVLEIADAVKPTSAQAVTDLRALGLHPLLLTGDNHTTAQSVAAQIGIPAHDVIADVLPQDKLTTVRRLQTEGHTVAMIGDGINDAAALAQADLGLALGTGTDAAIQAADLTLVRGDLRTAADAIRLSRRTLTTIKGNLFWAFAYNLAALPLAATGLLNPMIAGAAMAFSSVFVVTNSLRLRTFRPAG
- a CDS encoding heavy-metal-associated domain-containing protein, translating into MPSTVTYTVSGMSCGHCEKAINGEVSALPGVTAVAADASTGTVTVTAEPAPSDEQVAAAVDEAGYELVGRAS
- a CDS encoding PrsW family glutamic-type intramembrane protease; this translates as MSGYGTTPPSYGNPSGRPNVPPPRRGTAEPTRYWLRILLIGLALWVAGVAVTFTTANSNLVPTVVLLGSFLVPAVFTVWAYERFASDVGPGRIMACFGIGGIIGVLGASVLETYLISPSVWMYLGVGLIEEAVKLFALVLVARGIPVRGLRHGLVLGAAVGAGFAAFESAGYAFNAVLTVHGLSLENLVETEVLRGLLAPVGHILWTGVLGGVLFRERRGPHFRFTAPVLLTYLGVSLLHALWDGMNGIAVWLVVRTTTTDLQRELFANGYLPHPTQRQVHLYTLYDVLGLVVVALLGLLWLRLLVRREERAPAGA
- a CDS encoding PP2C family protein-serine/threonine phosphatase, encoding MHLRRADGGSVDRTDALPPSRQRNALRAADLQDLSLLRRAAPALVAIAIVSVADYLSGQDRYLAPLMVVVPSVAALTLRPRELLAVCFLGLLALLGLSRYDQVDNLADNRFLYGAMVSYVAVTALSAGIAELRMRRASAFAAVSSVAEAAQRALLRQPEPVVGPLRLAVRYVSAADAARIGGDLYSVLDTPYGTRVLVGDVRGKGLGAVQTAAVVLGAFREAAYDEEQLPAVAGRIEASMHRHVPDGEFTTAVFAAFREPGSVDLLHLGHVPPLRVHADGTVEAVEFADPWVPLGLGHLVAGRPSPTAVPFGPRDVLVLCTDGVVEARGARGGEFYPLAERAGPLVRDGWRSLADLDAAVARLYADLRAHTGGELGDDALLLLVTRPGPDAQSQGRTGPSPGPHLASP